A window of Lentibacillus sp. Marseille-P4043 contains these coding sequences:
- a CDS encoding glycosyltransferase family 4 protein has translation MTNNILFCATVDYHFKAFHLPYMKWFKQQGWNVDVVASGNIKLPYTDNKYTIPIQRSPFHRSNRKAYIQLKTIIEQNDYSIIHCHTPLGGVLARLAARQARKKGTKVVYTAHGFHFCKGAPLQNWLMYYPIERYLAHHTDSLITINKEDYQLANKHQFKANKIEKIHGVGVDTEKFKPVEESKKKKLKRSFGYQADDFLLFYAAEFNANKNQQFLIKMLANLKKDVPRTKLILAGEGPLLDSCQELAGKLGVQHMVDFLGFRKDIDLLLPMCDVAVGSSIREGLPVNIMEAMACGLPVVAVDNRGHRELIQTNKNGLLLDDWDTIAFSKQLKSLALHADMRHEFGLNGRNTIETTYSISNVMDEKIAIYQPFMTEQEEPMWAVQ, from the coding sequence ATGACCAATAACATATTATTTTGTGCAACAGTTGATTACCATTTTAAAGCCTTTCATTTACCTTATATGAAATGGTTTAAGCAGCAAGGATGGAATGTTGACGTTGTAGCATCAGGAAATATCAAGTTACCATACACAGATAATAAATATACGATTCCAATCCAAAGATCCCCCTTTCATCGTTCAAATAGGAAAGCATATATACAACTAAAAACAATTATTGAGCAAAATGATTATTCCATCATCCATTGTCACACACCATTAGGAGGTGTGCTGGCACGTTTAGCAGCAAGACAGGCAAGAAAAAAGGGAACAAAAGTTGTGTATACAGCGCACGGCTTTCACTTCTGTAAAGGTGCGCCATTGCAAAACTGGCTTATGTATTATCCAATTGAAAGATACTTAGCGCACCATACAGATAGCTTAATTACAATTAACAAAGAAGATTATCAATTGGCAAATAAACATCAATTTAAAGCGAATAAGATCGAAAAAATACATGGCGTAGGAGTAGATACAGAGAAATTTAAACCAGTTGAAGAATCGAAAAAAAAGAAATTGAAAAGGTCATTTGGCTATCAAGCTGATGACTTTTTATTATTTTATGCGGCGGAGTTTAACGCGAATAAAAATCAGCAGTTTCTTATTAAAATGTTGGCTAACTTAAAGAAGGATGTTCCAAGAACTAAGCTGATACTTGCGGGAGAAGGCCCTTTATTAGATAGCTGTCAGGAGTTAGCAGGAAAGCTTGGTGTTCAACATATGGTCGACTTCCTAGGTTTTCGCAAAGACATTGATCTTCTATTACCAATGTGCGATGTGGCGGTAGGTTCAAGTATAAGGGAAGGGCTACCCGTTAACATAATGGAAGCAATGGCATGCGGATTGCCTGTTGTAGCAGTGGATAATCGTGGACACCGGGAACTTATTCAAACAAATAAAAATGGGCTGCTACTTGACGACTGGGACACAATCGCATTTTCTAAGCAGCTCAAATCACTTGCTTTACATGCAGATATGAGACATGAATTTGGTCTAAATGGTCGGAATACTATCGAGACGACATACAGTATCAGCAACGTAATGGACGAAAAAATAGCTATTTATCAACCATTCATGACGGAACAGGAGGAACCAATGTGGGCGGTCCAATAA
- a CDS encoding YveK family protein has protein sequence MIKVKQDNLTKYAKAKDINLKEYYLVIKKRIWIIIVITILTTLAGYYYSNMNNTPVYQTSTRIIIGSDSEYMKTLMVMIKDPIIMENVRNELKTDRSSEQIAEQIMVERIDESQVVKISVTDGSPEMAVKIANATAEIFKREIVKILDFKDVQLLSEAKMNPNPINGSQNRTIIIAFIFGMIVGVGLVFLLDSLDGAIQRDSEVEDILGVPVLGTISNMTRKKVVSKKVKRRRQVLEPGGEAIDIKEKKAEGYY, from the coding sequence ATGATTAAAGTTAAACAAGATAACCTCACCAAGTATGCAAAAGCGAAGGACATCAATTTAAAAGAATATTATTTAGTAATAAAAAAGCGCATTTGGATTATTATCGTCATTACCATATTGACAACTTTAGCAGGATATTATTATAGCAACATGAATAATACTCCTGTTTACCAAACATCGACAAGAATTATTATTGGTTCAGACAGTGAGTATATGAAGACACTCATGGTTATGATTAAAGATCCAATTATTATGGAGAATGTAAGGAATGAATTAAAAACGGATCGATCATCTGAACAAATAGCAGAACAAATTATGGTAGAAAGAATCGATGAATCGCAGGTAGTTAAAATTTCTGTTACGGATGGTAGTCCTGAAATGGCAGTAAAGATTGCCAATGCAACTGCAGAGATATTTAAACGGGAAATTGTCAAAATTCTGGATTTTAAAGATGTTCAATTATTATCCGAGGCTAAGATGAATCCGAATCCAATCAATGGATCGCAAAATCGAACAATTATCATAGCATTCATCTTTGGTATGATTGTCGGGGTTGGATTGGTGTTTTTACTAGACTCCCTTGATGGAGCAATCCAGCGAGATAGTGAGGTAGAAGACATACTCGGAGTACCAGTATTAGGTACTATTTCGAATATGACTAGGAAAAAGGTAGTGAGTAAAAAAGTAAAAAGAAGAAGGCAAGTATTAGAGCCAGGTGGTGAAGCAATTGATATTAAGGAAAAGAAGGCGGAGGGCTACTATTAA
- a CDS encoding IDEAL domain-containing protein: MVTVKMLKPYYIKADDDYVRVILAYQYFAIVIHDQLYHFVPVEAKEIRINRRTQKVDNIEDKFAFQKGKDIIHIAMTELISLPDFLIQIRKIAQPYYHKELKSKNTHKNEIAIIIDELEQNNIMRLIDKALDERNQQAFYSLTKWL; encoded by the coding sequence ATGGTCACTGTTAAAATGTTAAAGCCTTACTATATAAAAGCAGATGATGATTATGTACGTGTGATTTTAGCGTATCAGTATTTCGCAATTGTTATTCATGATCAACTGTATCATTTTGTTCCAGTTGAGGCAAAAGAAATTCGGATTAACCGCCGAACACAAAAAGTAGATAATATTGAGGATAAATTTGCATTCCAAAAAGGCAAGGACATCATCCACATTGCTATGACTGAACTAATATCCCTTCCTGATTTCTTGATTCAGATTCGTAAAATTGCACAACCGTATTATCATAAAGAATTAAAAAGTAAAAACACACACAAAAATGAAATCGCTATCATTATTGATGAATTGGAACAGAATAATATAATGCGATTAATTGACAAGGCTCTCGATGAACGAAATCAACAGGCATTTTATTCGCTGACAAAATGGTTATAA
- a CDS encoding nucleoside-diphosphate sugar epimerase/dehydratase, translating to MSYWQRLSFFIILDSCIVLTALVISEFLVRADIMLFSMPTILSSLAILLGYFLSSMKLKLYKKAWEYASIGELVIIFKVVSLSILPALLLQQIFVQDIYARLLAVTWLLEMMLIGGSRFVWRLYRDSILLKPTDKKKTLIIGAGSAGTMVARQLLKNKTSDLLPVAFIDDNAKKHQLDILGIPVIGGVKQIEHIVKELKIENIIISIPSLSRKELNIIFQECAKTKANTKILPMLEDLVTGKVSVSQFRDVRVEDLLGRDPVDMNMESITDCVANKVVLVTGAGGSIGSEISRQVAQFSPSQIILLGHGENSIYAIELELKESFKNNPVDFVTEIADVQDAQKMMVLTKKYKPDVIYHAAAHKHVPLMERNPEEAVKNNIIGTMNIARAAEWNSVKTFVMVSTDKAVNPTSVMGASKKLAEMIIQGMDKSSKTKFVAVRFGNVLGSRGSVIPLFKKQIEKGGPVTITHPDMVRYFMTIPEASRLVMQAGALANGGEVFVLDMGDPVRIVDLAKNLIKLSGNTLEEIGLEFTGVRPGEKLFEELLKAEEVHDRQIYPKIYIGKTATLYLPEIEEIIATFADLDRDTLKEKLLNLANRNNNIMHSKQVMSVSS from the coding sequence ATGTCATATTGGCAGCGGTTATCTTTTTTTATCATTCTTGATTCATGTATTGTTTTAACAGCACTTGTGATAAGTGAATTTCTAGTTCGTGCAGATATAATGCTATTTTCAATGCCAACAATATTGAGTTCCCTGGCAATTTTATTAGGCTATTTTCTCTCTTCGATGAAGCTTAAACTGTATAAGAAGGCATGGGAATATGCCAGTATAGGGGAATTAGTAATTATTTTTAAAGTTGTATCACTATCGATTTTACCCGCATTATTGCTGCAACAAATCTTTGTTCAGGATATCTACGCAAGGTTACTTGCTGTCACATGGTTGCTTGAAATGATGTTAATCGGCGGTTCACGATTTGTCTGGCGCCTGTATCGCGATTCTATTCTTCTTAAGCCAACGGACAAGAAAAAAACATTAATAATCGGTGCTGGTTCAGCAGGAACGATGGTAGCAAGACAATTGTTGAAAAATAAAACAAGTGATCTTCTACCTGTTGCGTTTATTGATGATAACGCAAAAAAACATCAACTTGATATTTTAGGTATACCTGTCATTGGTGGTGTAAAACAAATTGAGCATATCGTAAAGGAACTTAAGATTGAAAATATAATTATTTCCATTCCCTCACTTAGCCGAAAAGAATTGAATATTATTTTTCAGGAATGTGCAAAAACGAAGGCGAATACAAAAATACTGCCTATGTTGGAAGATTTAGTGACGGGTAAAGTATCGGTTAGTCAATTTCGTGATGTCCGGGTGGAAGATCTCCTGGGAAGAGATCCTGTTGACATGAATATGGAAAGTATCACCGATTGTGTTGCCAATAAAGTAGTGCTAGTAACTGGTGCAGGAGGTTCGATCGGTTCTGAAATATCTAGACAGGTTGCACAATTCAGTCCCAGCCAGATAATTTTACTTGGTCACGGTGAAAACAGTATTTACGCGATTGAATTGGAATTGAAAGAGAGCTTTAAAAATAATCCAGTTGATTTCGTTACGGAGATTGCCGATGTTCAAGACGCGCAGAAGATGATGGTGCTAACCAAAAAATATAAACCAGACGTCATTTATCACGCTGCCGCACATAAACACGTACCACTAATGGAACGAAATCCGGAAGAAGCGGTTAAAAATAATATCATTGGAACGATGAATATCGCCAGGGCAGCTGAGTGGAATAGTGTAAAAACCTTTGTCATGGTTTCGACGGATAAAGCGGTCAATCCAACAAGTGTAATGGGGGCATCGAAAAAACTTGCCGAAATGATTATTCAGGGGATGGATAAAAGCAGCAAGACCAAATTTGTAGCAGTTCGATTTGGCAATGTGTTAGGGAGCCGGGGAAGTGTTATCCCTTTATTCAAAAAGCAAATTGAAAAAGGTGGTCCAGTTACGATAACACATCCAGATATGGTGCGCTACTTTATGACCATCCCCGAGGCATCCAGACTAGTTATGCAAGCAGGTGCATTGGCAAATGGTGGCGAAGTCTTTGTCTTGGATATGGGGGATCCGGTAAGAATAGTAGATCTTGCAAAAAACTTAATCAAATTATCGGGAAATACGCTTGAAGAAATCGGCTTGGAATTTACTGGAGTGAGACCGGGAGAGAAGCTTTTTGAAGAATTGTTAAAAGCTGAGGAGGTACATGACAGGCAGATTTATCCGAAAATTTATATTGGGAAAACAGCGACACTTTATTTGCCTGAGATAGAGGAAATTATCGCAACTTTCGCCGATTTAGATAGGGATACATTAAAAGAAAAACTGTTAAATCTAGCAAACCGTAACAATAATATAATGCATTCGAAGCAGGTTATGTCTGTTTCAAGTTAA
- a CDS encoding chromate transporter produces MKYWHIFLAFFIPGILGYGGGPASIPLVENEVVRRYGWMTVQEFSEMLALANSLPGPIATKLAGYIGYAEGGILGSVIGVFAAVAPSLIIMILLLGVLYKYKDSPKVKRLTLYVRPVIAILLGVMAWRFFQTSYEGIGLWQVLLITASSYLLIERMKVHPAFVIGITLVYGAIFL; encoded by the coding sequence ATGAAGTATTGGCACATATTTTTGGCATTTTTTATTCCTGGCATTCTTGGTTATGGTGGTGGCCCTGCCTCGATTCCGCTTGTTGAAAATGAAGTTGTTCGCCGTTATGGGTGGATGACGGTTCAAGAATTTAGTGAAATGTTGGCGCTTGCTAATTCACTTCCCGGACCGATTGCTACGAAACTTGCTGGATACATTGGTTATGCAGAAGGGGGAATTCTAGGATCAGTTATTGGGGTATTCGCCGCTGTTGCACCGTCACTTATCATTATGATTTTATTGCTAGGTGTCTTATATAAATACAAAGATTCGCCAAAAGTAAAACGCCTAACACTGTACGTTCGCCCGGTAATTGCTATTTTACTCGGTGTGATGGCATGGCGATTTTTCCAAACATCATACGAAGGGATAGGCTTGTGGCAAGTGCTGTTAATTACTGCATCGAGTTACTTACTGATTGAGCGAATGAAAGTACATCCGGCATTTGTAATTGGTATCACACTCGTGTATGGCGCAATCTTTTTATGA
- a CDS encoding paeninodin family lasso peptide: MNKKVWEKPVIDVLDVNLTMKNHDDKPEDPGNGEDSGGDPGGLDS; this comes from the coding sequence ATGAATAAAAAGGTATGGGAAAAGCCGGTCATTGACGTGCTTGATGTCAACTTGACGATGAAAAATCATGATGATAAACCAGAGGATCCAGGTAATGGCGAAGACTCTGGTGGTGATCCAGGCGGTTTAGATAGCTAA
- a CDS encoding CpsD/CapB family tyrosine-protein kinase yields the protein MILRKRRRRATIKKNLVTYANPDSLISDQFREIRANINFLTETKKNRLFIITSPDKGEGKSTVTANLAVSMAQQNERILLIDANLREPTMHDIFKIPNNVGLTNILSGNASMESAIQRTWISNLELLTSGTTLTNPAEVLGNTRIADLLNTTANTYDKVLIDSPPVLTSTETRVLANHCDGVVMVLNRGKTALENTVESRRVLELARAKIVGAIMNEK from the coding sequence TTGATATTAAGGAAAAGAAGGCGGAGGGCTACTATTAAAAAAAATCTTGTTACATATGCCAATCCAGATTCTTTGATTTCGGATCAGTTTCGGGAAATCCGGGCAAATATAAATTTTTTAACTGAAACTAAAAAGAATCGATTATTCATTATAACTTCACCAGATAAAGGAGAAGGGAAATCAACGGTAACAGCGAATCTAGCAGTTTCGATGGCCCAACAAAATGAGAGAATACTATTGATTGATGCTAATTTAAGAGAGCCGACAATGCATGATATTTTTAAAATACCGAATAATGTTGGCTTAACAAATATCCTGTCTGGTAATGCTTCAATGGAAAGTGCAATCCAGCGAACATGGATTAGTAATCTGGAATTATTAACGAGCGGGACGACATTGACCAATCCCGCTGAAGTACTAGGTAATACACGAATAGCAGATTTGTTAAATACGACGGCAAATACATATGACAAGGTGCTAATCGACTCTCCGCCTGTATTAACATCAACAGAAACAAGGGTTTTGGCCAACCATTGTGATGGAGTAGTAATGGTTTTGAATCGCGGAAAAACAGCATTGGAAAACACAGTGGAATCTAGGCGTGTCTTAGAGCTAGCCCGTGCAAAAATAGTGGGGGCAATTATGAATGAAAAATAG
- a CDS encoding OPT family oligopeptide transporter gives MAKKETNNSGFKPYVPASEKRPEFTVTAMIIGAVLAIVFGAANAYLGLIVGMTVSASIPAAVISMAILRVIMKRTSILENNIVQTITSTGESLAAGVIFTLPALFIWQLQPSLTTIAIIALAGGILGVVLMIPLRRALIVNEHDTLPYPEGTACAEVLVAGEEGGKGAKLIFGGLGIGALFKFLTDAVKAFPSEIEWEIYKFKNAAIGMDILPSLLGVGFIIGPRIAAFMLAGGVLGWLGIIPLISYIGDFANTAIYPAEVPISEMNFHDIWGNYLRYIGAGAVAFGGIVGLVKTLPTVVASFTGAVKGYKDANDTEDLRTDKDIPMSAIVILTIVFIGILIFFPHIEIGIIGAILLLIFGFFFVTVSSRIVGIVGSSSNPVSGLTIGALIFISLILGVVGQSGQAGMVTAIIIGAVVCIAAAIAGDTSQDLKTGYIVGSTPKWQQIAQLYGVLVTSIVIGFILVLLDNAYGFGSSELPAPQAVLMSMIVEGIMHGDLPWNLIFIGMAIAAVVELFGIGSLPFAVGLYLPIHLTTPIMLGGVIRGIITRRTKNKEALKEKSERGILLASGYIAGEALMGVIVALVVTAGVTLPNDTIFGPIASIIAMAAVTLYLYYIVSKRTGE, from the coding sequence ATGGCAAAAAAGGAAACAAATAATTCAGGCTTCAAACCATATGTTCCTGCTTCAGAAAAACGGCCTGAATTTACGGTTACAGCAATGATTATCGGTGCTGTCTTGGCAATTGTTTTTGGTGCAGCCAACGCGTATTTAGGTCTGATCGTAGGGATGACTGTTTCCGCATCGATTCCAGCGGCAGTTATTTCGATGGCAATTTTACGGGTTATCATGAAGCGGACATCTATTCTAGAAAACAATATTGTACAAACCATCACTTCAACTGGTGAATCACTAGCTGCTGGGGTTATTTTTACATTGCCGGCTTTATTTATATGGCAGCTTCAGCCTAGTTTGACTACAATTGCAATTATTGCCTTAGCAGGTGGGATTTTAGGTGTTGTATTGATGATTCCATTGCGCCGGGCATTAATTGTTAATGAGCATGATACACTCCCATATCCAGAAGGTACGGCATGTGCTGAGGTGCTTGTTGCTGGTGAAGAAGGTGGAAAAGGGGCAAAATTAATTTTTGGCGGACTTGGTATAGGTGCACTATTTAAATTTCTAACAGATGCAGTCAAAGCTTTTCCGTCTGAGATTGAATGGGAAATTTATAAATTCAAAAATGCAGCGATTGGGATGGATATACTTCCTTCATTGTTAGGGGTTGGATTTATCATTGGTCCGCGTATTGCTGCATTTATGCTTGCAGGTGGTGTACTTGGCTGGTTGGGAATTATTCCATTAATCAGTTATATCGGTGATTTTGCCAATACTGCTATATATCCTGCTGAAGTACCAATCAGTGAAATGAATTTCCATGACATTTGGGGAAATTACTTGCGCTATATTGGTGCTGGTGCAGTAGCATTTGGTGGAATTGTTGGTCTTGTTAAAACATTGCCGACGGTCGTTGCATCATTTACTGGTGCTGTAAAAGGTTATAAAGACGCCAATGATACGGAAGATTTACGAACGGATAAAGACATTCCAATGTCCGCCATCGTTATTTTAACAATTGTGTTTATCGGGATTTTAATTTTCTTCCCACATATTGAAATTGGTATAATCGGAGCGATCTTGTTACTTATTTTTGGATTTTTCTTCGTAACAGTTTCATCGCGAATTGTTGGAATTGTTGGTAGCTCATCAAATCCTGTCTCCGGACTAACGATTGGGGCACTTATTTTTATTTCCCTCATTTTGGGTGTTGTTGGACAAAGTGGACAAGCTGGTATGGTCACAGCAATTATCATAGGTGCTGTCGTTTGTATTGCCGCAGCAATTGCTGGGGATACATCACAGGATTTAAAAACCGGCTACATCGTGGGTTCAACGCCAAAGTGGCAGCAAATTGCTCAACTTTATGGGGTGCTCGTCACAAGTATCGTAATCGGATTTATTCTGGTTTTGCTAGATAATGCGTATGGATTTGGTTCTTCTGAGTTGCCAGCACCACAGGCGGTCTTGATGTCGATGATCGTTGAAGGAATTATGCATGGGGACTTACCTTGGAACTTAATTTTTATTGGTATGGCGATTGCGGCTGTAGTTGAATTATTTGGGATTGGCTCCCTGCCATTTGCAGTTGGTCTTTACCTTCCAATTCATTTGACAACACCGATTATGCTTGGTGGAGTTATCCGCGGCATCATTACACGCCGTACGAAAAACAAAGAAGCTTTAAAAGAGAAAAGCGAACGTGGGATCCTACTTGCATCAGGATACATTGCTGGTGAGGCACTGATGGGAGTCATTGTCGCACTGGTTGTGACTGCAGGTGTAACATTGCCGAATGATACGATCTTTGGACCAATTGCTTCGATTATCGCAATGGCGGCCGTTACCTTGTATCTGTACTATATAGTAAGTAAACGAACAGGTGAATAG
- a CDS encoding IDEAL domain-containing protein, protein MVTVKELKPYHIKVDKDYVHVILAYNYFAVCVDEEVYEFVPVKAKEIKVDRKTKRIKNMGDTFAFQKGKSIIQFTMADLIYLPEFLIQLHTIAGPYYIGDENKTAIDTNMDNQAIMDELEQQNIKRLIDKALDENDEDAFYSLVKLL, encoded by the coding sequence ATGGTAACTGTAAAGGAATTGAAACCGTACCATATTAAAGTGGATAAAGATTATGTCCATGTGATTTTAGCATATAACTATTTTGCGGTATGTGTTGACGAGGAAGTATATGAATTCGTTCCAGTTAAGGCCAAGGAGATTAAAGTTGATCGCAAAACAAAACGAATCAAAAATATGGGGGATACATTTGCCTTTCAAAAAGGGAAAAGCATTATCCAATTCACAATGGCTGATCTAATATATCTTCCGGAATTTTTGATTCAGCTACACACCATTGCTGGTCCGTATTATATAGGGGACGAAAATAAAACGGCAATAGACACAAACATGGATAATCAAGCAATTATGGATGAATTAGAACAACAAAATATAAAAAGGTTGATTGATAAAGCGTTAGATGAGAACGATGAGGATGCATTTTATTCATTAGTTAAATTACTCTAA
- a CDS encoding gamma-glutamyltransferase family protein yields the protein MKVDSLYNPYPSQRMTTYSKNGMVATSQPLAAEAGRDILKQGGNAVDAAIATAACLTVVEPTSNGIGGDAFAIVWMKDKLYGINGSGPSPKSISIDAVKDLGYEEIPTYGFVPVTVPGVPATWAALSDRFGKLSLREVLQPAIEYARNGFAITPVLGRYWKRAYDIFSERLTSEEYVYWFETFAKNGAPQIGNVWKSEDHAHTLEEIGDTNAKSFYHGALAEEIVAFSKKYNGFLTAEDLASFQVEWVDPVAVHYRGYDVWEIPPNGQGIAALMALNIAKGFDFTEKETVDTYHKQIEAMKLAFADGFKHITEEKSMHVATEDLLNEAYADARRKLIGEKALQPEAEEPPRGGTVYLATADGDGNMVSFIQSNYMGFGSGLVVPGTGIALQNRGKNFSMDPNHVNKLAGGKKAFNTIIPGFLTRANEAVGPFGVMGGYMQPQGHLQVVMNTVDFGLNPQTALDAPRWQWMNDKTIMLEPGFPLHIAQALERKGHVVKYASDNGGFGRGQIIWRNPETGVLMGGTESRTDGSIAVF from the coding sequence ATGAAGGTAGACAGCCTATACAATCCGTATCCATCCCAGCGCATGACAACGTATAGCAAGAATGGGATGGTAGCAACGTCACAGCCACTTGCTGCAGAGGCTGGTCGTGATATATTGAAACAGGGCGGAAATGCAGTAGATGCGGCAATTGCGACAGCAGCGTGTTTAACCGTTGTAGAGCCAACGTCAAATGGAATTGGCGGTGACGCATTTGCAATTGTTTGGATGAAGGATAAATTATACGGGATAAACGGAAGCGGACCATCGCCGAAATCCATTTCAATTGATGCTGTAAAAGATCTTGGATATGAGGAAATCCCAACATATGGGTTTGTACCTGTTACAGTTCCCGGTGTGCCTGCAACATGGGCGGCACTATCCGATCGCTTTGGAAAATTATCATTAAGGGAAGTGCTACAACCGGCAATTGAATATGCACGGAATGGGTTTGCAATTACACCGGTTTTAGGGAGGTACTGGAAAAGGGCGTATGACATTTTTAGTGAGCGCTTAACTAGTGAAGAATATGTATACTGGTTTGAAACATTTGCTAAAAACGGAGCACCGCAAATAGGTAATGTTTGGAAATCAGAGGATCATGCCCATACACTTGAGGAAATTGGTGATACGAATGCAAAGTCTTTTTACCATGGTGCTTTAGCTGAAGAAATTGTAGCATTTTCTAAAAAATATAATGGTTTTTTAACAGCAGAAGACTTAGCGAGCTTTCAGGTAGAATGGGTGGATCCTGTAGCCGTTCATTATCGTGGTTATGATGTCTGGGAAATTCCACCAAATGGGCAAGGAATTGCAGCACTAATGGCGTTAAATATTGCTAAAGGATTTGATTTTACCGAAAAAGAAACAGTCGATACATATCATAAACAAATTGAGGCAATGAAATTAGCATTTGCTGATGGTTTTAAACATATTACAGAAGAGAAAAGCATGCATGTCGCTACTGAAGATCTATTAAATGAAGCCTATGCTGATGCAAGACGTAAGCTTATTGGCGAAAAGGCATTACAACCAGAAGCAGAGGAACCCCCTCGTGGTGGAACTGTTTATTTAGCTACAGCAGATGGCGATGGAAATATGGTATCATTCATTCAGAGTAACTATATGGGATTTGGTTCTGGACTTGTTGTACCAGGAACAGGTATTGCCTTGCAAAATCGAGGGAAGAATTTTTCCATGGATCCCAACCACGTGAACAAATTGGCGGGTGGAAAAAAAGCATTTAACACAATTATTCCTGGGTTTTTAACAAGGGCTAACGAAGCAGTGGGTCCATTTGGTGTAATGGGTGGATACATGCAACCACAGGGGCATCTACAGGTCGTAATGAATACAGTTGATTTTGGCTTAAATCCTCAGACGGCACTGGATGCACCAAGATGGCAATGGATGAATGACAAAACTATTATGCTCGAACCTGGATTCCCCTTGCATATTGCCCAAGCTTTGGAAAGAAAAGGCCATGTCGTAAAGTACGCTAGCGATAATGGCGGCTTTGGCCGAGGTCAGATTATTTGGCGAAACCCAGAAACTGGTGTGTTAATGGGCGGAACAGAAAGCAGGACAGACGGAAGTATTGCTGTATTTTAG
- a CDS encoding chromate transporter, translating into MQQQWNLFIAFFRVGMLGYGGGPGSIPLIHKEVVDKYKWMSGEEFGDLLALANTLPGPIATKLAGYIGHRVAGFWGMLNGVIASILPTIVLMIVLLSSLSSIKDVSWVEGMTAAVIPVVAMMLAVLTWQFFDKARKGMGWTKTLIMTAVLFILYYVVHVHPGILIGALLLIALFKKDKTSANKEGSPS; encoded by the coding sequence TTGCAACAACAGTGGAACTTATTTATAGCTTTTTTCCGGGTGGGTATGCTCGGTTATGGTGGGGGGCCGGGATCCATTCCGTTAATACATAAAGAAGTAGTTGATAAATATAAGTGGATGAGCGGCGAGGAATTTGGTGATTTATTGGCATTGGCGAATACGCTTCCCGGTCCGATCGCAACAAAATTAGCAGGTTATATTGGACATCGGGTTGCGGGTTTTTGGGGTATGCTTAATGGTGTTATTGCCTCAATTTTACCGACAATTGTTCTGATGATTGTGTTGCTTTCCTCCTTGTCGAGTATTAAAGATGTCTCATGGGTTGAGGGGATGACGGCAGCGGTTATTCCAGTAGTCGCGATGATGCTGGCTGTACTTACCTGGCAATTTTTCGATAAAGCAAGAAAAGGTATGGGCTGGACAAAAACCCTGATCATGACGGCGGTTTTGTTTATACTGTATTATGTTGTCCATGTACACCCAGGTATTTTAATTGGAGCTCTACTGCTTATTGCCTTATTCAAAAAGGATAAAACTTCTGCAAATAAAGAAGGGAGTCCATCATGA